In Microbulbifer sp. GL-2, the following are encoded in one genomic region:
- a CDS encoding MbcA/ParS/Xre antitoxin family protein — protein sequence MSDNQAWANYAGLFLDEFDDTKENRELIDYVGDKEIAAVIKYHFRATYKNWLTSKVDALDGKTPSECLKSERGRSQLKEILMRMH from the coding sequence ATGAGTGACAATCAAGCTTGGGCTAATTATGCAGGTTTATTTTTAGATGAATTTGATGACACAAAAGAAAATAGAGAGTTAATAGATTACGTTGGGGATAAGGAAATTGCTGCGGTGATAAAGTATCATTTTCGGGCTACCTATAAAAATTGGTTAACATCTAAAGTTGATGCGTTGGATGGCAAGACACCAAGTGAGTGTCTAAAGTCAGAGAGGGGAAGGAGTCAATTAAAAGAAATTCTAATGAGGATGCATTGA
- a CDS encoding IS630 family transposase, which translates to MGRINYPGIKQRAKQEGAEIYWGDETGIHSDCQHERGYAPKGKTPIVKLNAKRCSLNMISAITNQGTVRFQIYEGSMNADRLIDFLKQLIKTAGRKVFLILDNLRVYHARVVKAWLKEHDDEIEIFYLPSYSPELNPDEYLNCDLKGGVYSGIPARPKKKLKSKVLSYIRMLKKKPTRAASYFRYESIKSAA; encoded by the coding sequence ATGGGTAGGATCAACTATCCAGGCATTAAACAGCGTGCGAAACAGGAAGGCGCGGAGATCTACTGGGGCGACGAAACAGGCATACACAGCGATTGCCAGCATGAGCGCGGCTATGCACCAAAAGGAAAAACGCCCATTGTGAAGCTGAATGCAAAGCGTTGTTCACTCAATATGATCTCCGCGATTACAAATCAAGGAACAGTACGCTTTCAAATTTACGAAGGAAGTATGAATGCTGACAGACTTATCGACTTTCTCAAGCAATTGATCAAAACGGCAGGCCGCAAAGTTTTCCTCATTCTAGACAACCTTAGGGTATATCACGCTCGAGTCGTTAAAGCTTGGCTGAAAGAGCACGATGATGAAATAGAAATCTTTTATTTGCCATCATATTCACCTGAGCTGAATCCAGATGAGTATTTGAATTGCGATCTTAAAGGAGGTGTTTACAGTGGCATACCAGCGCGACCCAAGAAGAAGCTAAAAAGCAAAGTGCTTTCTTACATAAGAATGTTAAAAAAGAAACCCACGCGTGCAGCATCCTACTTCCGGTATGAATCGATTAAATCTGCAGCATAA